The proteins below come from a single Desulfobaccales bacterium genomic window:
- a CDS encoding 4Fe-4S dicluster domain-containing protein encodes MMESLTAEGLVPSTALPARLAAHFSVPPSVCYQCKKCSAGCPLTFAMDLLPDTVIRLALLGQEESLLSCRTIWVCASCVTCTTRCPNGIDIAGVMDWLKEEALRRGVAVPQPEVATFHRYFLESIRKGGGRLSETALMQRYTLFQLRRRPDLKELVRQLKLGWELFRRRRLRLLGPPALKGRADIRAIFQKAGA; translated from the coding sequence ATGATGGAAAGCCTGACCGCTGAGGGGCTGGTCCCCTCCACCGCCCTGCCGGCGCGCCTGGCGGCGCACTTCAGTGTCCCTCCCTCCGTCTGCTATCAGTGCAAAAAATGCTCCGCCGGCTGTCCTCTGACCTTTGCCATGGATCTTCTGCCGGATACGGTCATCCGGCTGGCCTTGCTGGGCCAGGAGGAGAGCCTCTTGTCCTGTCGCACCATCTGGGTGTGCGCCTCCTGCGTCACCTGCACCACCCGTTGCCCCAACGGCATTGACATTGCCGGGGTGATGGACTGGCTGAAAGAAGAGGCGCTACGTCGGGGGGTGGCGGTGCCGCAGCCCGAGGTGGCCACCTTCCACCGCTACTTCCTGGAGAGCATCCGCAAGGGCGGCGGCCGCCTCTCGGAGACCGCCCTGATGCAGCGTTACACCCTGTTTCAGCTCCGGCGGCGCCCCGACTTGAAGGAGCTGGTGCGCCAGCTCAAGCTGGGCTGGGAGCTCTTCCGTCGCCGGCGCCTGCGCCTCTTGGGCCCCCCGGCCCTCAAGGGGCGGGCGGACATCCGGGCCATCTTTCAGAAAGCGGGGGCATAA